A single window of Oceanispirochaeta sp. M1 DNA harbors:
- a CDS encoding DUF4194 domain-containing protein has protein sequence MRDTQSTGESLSLLLIHLLKGVIHRDDNPLLWQDLLKLQAAVRDYMKLLGLNLHLFEDEGFAYLVNTESVGEDEKNPLPRLISRRQLSYPVSLLLALLRKRLAEHDAHSGDERLILEKKEIIHMLAVYFPRSSNEVQFQKKAESWIQRISELSFIRYLGDQRDRVEVQRILSVFIDAQWLNEFDIRLKEYREFGEKERAPAVSREDES, from the coding sequence ATGAGGGATACTCAATCTACCGGGGAGTCTCTCTCCCTTCTTCTGATTCATCTTCTGAAGGGTGTCATACACAGAGACGATAATCCGCTGTTATGGCAGGATCTGCTGAAACTGCAGGCCGCCGTCAGAGATTACATGAAGCTTCTGGGGCTGAATCTGCATCTATTCGAAGACGAAGGGTTTGCCTATCTTGTGAACACAGAGTCAGTGGGAGAGGATGAAAAGAATCCCCTTCCCCGCTTGATTTCACGGAGGCAGCTCTCCTATCCGGTGAGCCTTCTGCTGGCTCTTCTCAGGAAAAGGCTGGCCGAGCATGATGCCCATAGCGGCGATGAACGACTCATTCTGGAGAAGAAGGAGATCATCCATATGCTGGCGGTCTATTTCCCCCGGAGCAGCAATGAGGTTCAGTTTCAAAAGAAGGCTGAATCCTGGATTCAGAGAATCAGTGAGCTGAGTTTTATCCGTTATCTGGGAGACCAGAGGGACAGAGTGGAAGTACAACGTATTCTATCCGTCTTTATCGATGCCCAGTGGCTGAATGAGTTTGATATTAGGCTGAAGGAATACAGAGAGTTCGGGGAGAAAGAGAGGGCCCCGGCGGTTTCCCGGGAGGATGAGTCATGA